The sequence aattaataatggttagagtgacacaaatcaatctccagcataaacgtacagtaaCTATGAATTTATCCAgatttctgcaagaaggtaaagtttctatagctttggttcaagaaccatatttccaaaagggaaactactacgttggaaagttgttaaacccagtctttgttgccttcaacaagaccggtatgactaatccacgtgaaatgcctcgagcatgcatacttgcaaatagtgctctcgatgtttctctcatattggagctcacaactcgggatatttgtgctgtcacagttggtatgactattgatggcatagacaggaaatatgtctattgttcagcatatttaccgcataaccaaccttcgccaagcgatgacttcaaaaaggttgtatcatactgcagtaaaagtgatttaccgcttataattggcagtgacatcaatgctcatcatatcatttggggcagtacagacagagatggcatttcactagagtgatacaccagggcgtaggtttcaattatacactgcggatacatttgctgcGCTCCAcagaaagaggaaagcgcacttcttctcagtgtccagagaGATAGATTTTGAgagcgtgcttgtgttgaaagaagctggtgcgagagaataaccttctcttcgcacgaatcgctctcacgtgctctcgcctaaatacacccaagtgatcactggcgcgtgatggtaaACGaacacttcaattaatagagagtggccttgctatgaaaaattttcaatgaaaaccgaaaatttaacgataaattgttttattttgctgattttgcgtgctcaacgcttcttctacgcaaaccatacaccagagtgttcaccggcgtgtacacctctgtgaaagtatttgCATCCtcttcagagaatttattagttctgttccagcactttggtgcgattcagtggaggaggtaaaaggaaataaacaaacgcactcatgatgcgtgcacactttatacaacagtcgtgtatatatgtgaaagagaagagctctcgttgaagttgtcagtgcgaggggagaaattttgcctgctcttcgtcacacagaggagatggacatctctgagtACAGATATAAACTCGAGAGGCtctgaatttgtgagcagtacaaacctgcacatagtcaatgcaggaaatcgtccaacttttgcgaaatctagaagagaggaggttttggacgtaactcgcTGCTCTGATAGTTGATagtgaaaatgttgtcgacgagacaaactcactcatagttgcagcatatgaagaggcttgtccacttcggattgtgcgagctgttCTTCGAtcatctgagcgaagtggttggatcctttgcacaaatgtctctagtctcaacgaggctagcagattaaataagttactttcgaaatctaaggactttaatgtcggtttcttaagaacttcagatggtgagtacttgtctgatcaaagtgatgtacttcactactttgttaacactcactttccaggatgtatggagccATCATCGACAGCTGTTCCCGAGACTCTTGGACCCTTGCTCGAAGTATTGTgatgattgaatcggtcaaatgagcAGTTGAGAGTTTCTCTCCGTgcaaatctcctggaaaggatggagttttcccagttttactgcagaaagggtatgaacatttcgaacatgttcaaaaaaatacttacttttagtcttgtgacaggatatattccaagagcttggtagaaaataattgtcaaatttattcccaaaggcggtcgtgacacttatgaggaagcgaagagtttcaggcctatcagtcttagcttatttcttcttaaaacagtgcaacgcatagtcgatcactatatcaggaatgttggTTTTTGCGTGCATCCGCTGCATGTAGTGCAACATgtttaccagcgtggaaagtccactacaaccctgttacatgatgttgtgtacaacattgaaaaggctttctcacaaaagcatctTGCTTtgaagttttcctagatattgaaggtgcctttgataacgtgtctttcaattcaattttggaAGCAGcttgtggtcatggcataccttcaagtatcacaatttGGATAcatgcaatgcttagcaatcgagttCTTTGTTTAccacttcggcaagcagagaataGAAAGCTAaggtctgtgggtgtcctcaaggtggcgTACTATCCACATTTTTatagaacctagtcgctgatggtttgttaaggaaactttataaccttggatttacaacttatggttttgccgacgtttatcatatattgatgacattaccactctctttgatttaatgcagcaagccctgtgatctgttgaacaatggtgttgtcaagttggattatctgtaaatccgggcaaaacatcaatggtgcttttcactcatcgtaggataatcacaggagctcgtccgttacagttcttcggttcagaggttactgtggtcgatcaagttaaatacgtcggggttattcttgactcaaaactgaattggtctgctcacattgacttcaggattaaaagagcttgcatggctttcggtcaatgcagacgagcttttggaaaatcatggggactcaaacccagatatattcattggatctacacaactattgttagaccaattttagcatatggatgtcttgtatggtggcagaaaggagaagtcgcgacagttcagtcaaagataaatcatctccaaaggatggtcctaatggcgatggcaggagcattcacgacaactcctactgctgctatagaggcgctactgtgcattaaaccactacatgtgttcctcaaaacaagaagtattatcttgtgcataccgtcttaaggttatgggctttggaacagtaaccctatagactatgctactagccacactcgcttgtggtctcctGGGATgaatatttactcgctcctagtgacctaactgtcacatgcagttttcctttcaaaacattcaatgtgagttaTCCtcctcgtgaggaatggttgtctggttgtctggaacgacaacttgatgaacacatagtttgttatacggacgggtctctgtctactgtcgtgaaatgaggctagagcagtggtaaatactgtactatgttccaagcagaaatctacgcgattctgtgtggaatacaatcggcactttagaagagaatctgtggtaaacgaatttatttttcttcCGACAGTCAtgcagctttaaaagcactcagttcgaatgattcacggtcgaatctagtgatcgcatatcgaactcaaattgaagactttagcatttcaaatgctgtttactttttATggttacccggccattctggtattactggaaatgagttggctagagctggtgcaacgaatgatttaccactttggataaagcacaagattcgttcttgggctgcatccaaacatgccagcaactggcgcagattgcaaacttgcgctcagacaaaaccatttttaccagatttgaatctgaaaatgtcaaaatgtctactgcatttttccaagcatcattgcagtattctggtcagagttctggttggacattgcaaactcaattatcacatggctactattcaacgtgctgagtattattcgtgtgatttgtgtgatcgCATTCATATATTCatattcccggaagaatgcagaacgattcgcagtatgtatgagcagaagtaaattcggcaccccataaaggatgccaaacaatctgctaaaaacctatttaaggtaaatacagaaaggatccattcactccaggaagaacgatgaacccttccgactatagctccttacaaccttgggtgagaaacgatataatatcctttaattctagctccgcatacacagactcaaccacgtATGGAGAactaaaaacccggatacgtagttgcgtcaatgcgggactaatattcaaatgaaaggtcttatacttTACTAAAAGTTTGTAGAACAttgtatccagatccgacttccggttacggaattaaagcatgataagtggaaaattaccaatttcattagtattttttcacgaaagatGGTCAAAAATATGTACAAATCTCATGAAACTGtctaataaattcttctagtttgctgaGCTTGTTAGtgttgtgggcataaaaatttaattctgcactactggtccctctattcctgttccggaagcaccgcaagtggtgaagaaaaacttcaaaaatagaCTTCACttaacttcgatttctctgcgatgcttgaactgattttcacaaattaaagctcatattatcttgaaagctactgtgaaatttcatccggatccgacctctggttccgcagTACGCACGGTggtacggtggaagaagaaaacacaaaacgaacgatgcgtgtttTATTCTATTTCATACACGCtacaaagaaaacgaaacgggtgTCTGccactagtgtgtgatattggtaaaagacggtgctgcggttgataaaaattttagctattttatgataagtgcgtcCGAAAGAAAAACGTAATggaaagccggggtaaaataaatgatataaaaaattaaaagaatgtcaatgaattgaaatttatttaaaaaaacgtgattaatccacctagcagtgagatgatacctttttttatcaatacgcatgtgtttttgcctggatattcttaggtgttttagttctcatgacattattttaattatcgtcgttttaaacggcaaattgagattttaatcactcattaccctgtaatgccgaaactgcaaaacatatcgaatttcaatcttagcgtgtgacaatcgattgaacattccatgagatgtcgaagtaagttccactttagagtttttcgtcattatttatggtacttccagagccggtattcaggaattagcatagcccaaaatgattcgaatggccataaattattacgccaaacaatttacatgaaatttataaactcatcatctgtaattccagaatcggataaaattcaccaattttgtatgggaccttaagtcctgtaatatttgtttttgaagttcgatttggtcttttttgagaaaatcattgagctttgagaatcgattcgatactggaaccggaattctaaaatcggtgtagccgaaatcagttaaattcacctgaggagtgtgtagacatttttgagaaattgtagtgcgaattaaaatttggggatacattccgaatccaaaaacgaataccgctcaaactgaaataaatttatttggtaatcaactatccaaatctgcaaacccgataaacctgactaatttatgtgaaatggacatttttatactaatcaccctgcattttctaaaccagaagtcggatctgactaaaaagtaagaggttttataggattttaagacctctcattttaatcatagatgattcttagatttcatttgaatcttagatcggttcagccatctacaagaaaaattaattgcattattttaatttcgtttcacatatcatcctgtggttccgcaatcagaagtcggatccaaacgtaattcaggaaccttgtttgggagtatacgacttttcatatgaatctgagtttgtagaaaacggtctaaccatctccgagaaaattgagtgaaattatttgtcacacacgcatttgctgatctcgacgaactgagtcgtatggtatatggaagtcatgttcttccagcatttgttgctgtaaatagtttaaatcaatataattatggaattacttccaactcgataatgctggtatcatctggtatgtatgccatattcgaaagattatgttgccaaaaatgaaccgtgctaaaattggtccgaggcaaattgtcataaaaaaggatgctgtacacagtctttttggtacttagaaacaattatatgtaacagtttaaaaaatcgtgtttcatgttgctcccaagcattgctttttcatacagcgctcaaaattccttctactggaataaggcttacacaaaaatatcgatatctccgttaaaaatggacggattttaacaatctacggcttgttggataggtattaccgagcgaaatctaagtctggaaacatattctgttttcaaggtcaaatgtgacagatactgtcaaaaaacttcgtataactcaaaaagtaaacatccgatctcaaaaccattcaatagcgttctgggtgacggggagacctttcatttgcgactagtttgatcaaaatcggtccagccatctctgagatctcgacctcttagttgacaacacacatacagacacacacatacacacacacagacatttgctcagttcgtcgagctgaatcgattggtatatgacattcggccctccgggcctcggaaaatttttcgaaagtttgagcgaattctatacctattttttatatatataaaaaaaggtaaaaatgcgaTTTTCACAGCCGGTTATATCGTTATAccggtttaactaggttcaaaactgttaaaatttggaggtcatatttgttgctggcaaataaaccaatttcggctattccggtcatctgaatccggtttcggaagaattgaaaATGGTGACTaggatctcattcacttttcttcaagatggccaacgcggttttcacaaactcatgggctcaaaggaaaagtcttacagtgtcATACGGAATTTCAAGATTTgtagtggatactactttcggttctggGTAAAcaagatttgtagagtttgttagatcaaGTCCGAATAAactatcctatttctattcaatgaacagttgtttttgtgaattccgcagtaatatttatgatattatgagtaatgtgagaaaggcatcattacaccattaggcggatgaaaatagttttttcgtgtgtttcaaagcaaaaaatgtcctgATTCAATAGATTCTTTTAGAAAATCGATCCCAAATACAATTTCTTGGCTCCCAAATGAAAATTGTATTCAATTACATTACATTGTGACAGTATTCCGAATAGCAAAAGGAATTTATTTCAATAgacgttttatgtcaaaataaccGCATAATTTGtttaaacaactgagacattttttgcttaCATAAGTACAGGTGACTTTGCTGGGAGTGTGTCGTTGCTCTCATGTACGAGTGACatttcattgaaacgtttcattttccgattagggtgtatgtcattgctaagctgtaacgtttcattatcCGCTTTCAGTGCGTGTCATTGCTGGATGTCATTGTTAAAATGCCAGCactataaatcaaaaatgacagtttagaaaaacaacagttttaatgaatttcaggaaaacaactaacattttagttgtttgGCGATTTGCGTGTATCTAATTTCGTCTAAATCGGTCAAATATGGCTTTGACAATTTAGGCTCTTAGGCATAGTGTCATAAATCGTTACAATGGCTAAATTTTGTGTATTAAAATTCGGTTCCTACCAGATTCACTACATTCGCCTgatttagcccccagcgactattttcTATTCTAAAAGATAGAAAGAAATTTACTTCGAATGATAAGGTGAACGCTGATACTGTagcctttttaaggaaaaattgCGGTATACAAGTGCTGTATGAATGTCGGAATTTCTTAGGAACAAATACATTGCTATTTAAAGAAGATATTGATGAATTGATGAAAATATCGAATGTTGTTTTCCTTGTCAGACGTAAGGCTTGTTTTACGGGTTGCTGCTCTACgataggaatttagtatggccTACGGTTAAGTTATAGTGCCTTTGCCCTCTTATTCTGACACTACTGGTAGATATGTTAGCACTCAGTCGACGCCGGTTTTTAATCGATACACATGGGAATATGGGCTAGGTTTTTGAAATTTGGAATTTACCATTTCACCGTTTTCGAAAGTAATAACATggtttagaaaacatttttttatttcattgattCTTATTTAAGTATATATAAAAGTATCATTAATGCAGATTATGATCTATCACTACCGATAACAGATATTGCCTCGGTACGCCAGTAATAGGAATATCCTAACTCCAACAAATTGAACACTTCTCACATGATTTCCATTAGTGTAAAAGACAACTTCATTTACAGTTTTCACGTGAATTTAAATGGAAAGTGGATGTAGCATTCAAAATAGTGGCGTGTTATAAATGCAACACTCAAAATAGTGTTGATcacggtgacatctgcaagtattcGCCACGCTgcttatttaaaattttacacacaataCATATGCGAGCCTGTGTATCTGTATTCTATGCTATCTCAAACTTTTCGACAAAATAATTTACACATCTAACTAACTTACAATAAATACTATTCATAGAAAATTTGGCCTGTACTGCTGTAGTAGCTCTCTCCAGAACTTGAGACGCTCTGGGTATGGGTTTTGTATCATTCTAGGGTTGGTGTCAATCTCCAAACAGTCCAGCCTGAACTCATCAGTCTCTGTATCAATTTTTGCAATGGGTTTCCACATAAAGCCCAAAGAATCACTGTCAGAAGTGGGATTGTTATATTTGGCAAAGTTGGTCCAAAGTTTTACAAATGTGTGCCGAATGCGGCATTCCGGGCTGTCGTCTGGTAGATTTGGTAGGAATATCGGGCTGGAACACAAAAAGGTCAGACCATACGAGAGAATACtttcaaaaaccgaatacaacctGAATATATGGAAAACGTCATCCCCGTGACAGGCTCCCTTAACATGGGTTTGTTTGAACAATCGTTTCGCAAAACTGAAACGCCCATCGAATGTAAATCTATAGTGATAATGAGGAGTATTTGGTTGATATTTAGCCATCCATTCGGCGTTGATCATCGAGTTGGTAAAGAAATAGTTATCGGCCATTACATCACTTATTTGCTCACATGTATTTTTTGTTACTGGTTCGTCACCAAAATAAAATTTGCGAATGAGTTTTCCAACTTCAACACGATCTAGACGTTCGGATGTGCCCAGCAATTGAGGTACAAATCGTTCCGGTTCTTTATTTCCCAAATGAATCGAACTGCTCATTAGAAACAAGGAAAGAATTCCCTCGCCACTATTGCATCCATCGATAAGGGGCATATCGAGACTAATTGAAGATTTTATTATTTCTTCCGGAGTCTGGGTGATGATGCTGTCTTCACTGAAAATATCTTCAATAACTGGCAAAAAGGCAAATTTAATCCCCAAACTTTTCTCTTCACTGGTTAATACTTTATCCTGATTATCGATTAAAGATTTTGGCGATGCTTTGAGTAAggtttcttaaaaaaataatgtagaaattttttttaccatacTTATTAATGGTTAAACAGGCTGAAATGTAATTACCTAATACTTCCTCATCGGTGGTTCCATGGTATCCTAAAATGTTGGCTAACTTTCGTGCCTTTTGACTTGCAGAAATCTGGAAGAATGTCTCGCAGCAAGGTATTCCGCTCTGACAAATTACTCGGTGGAAATATTTTCTATAATTTTAAAAGCATTGAATTAATAGCTCGCGATGCATATTTAGGTATTTTTAGTTTACGtaggttgttacttatgtataTAGCCTTAGCAACACTAAGTGTTGCGAGTCTGAATTTGGTAATGGTTAAAAATGtcataaagtttgacatttttaacaATTACCATCTTCAGAACACTGTCATTTGAGCGCTCTTTGTTATGTTTACAgacagttgaaaattttagctcAGCGAAAATATGGAATTGAATCGAGCACATTTTCGTG comes from Malaya genurostris strain Urasoe2022 chromosome 3, Malgen_1.1, whole genome shotgun sequence and encodes:
- the LOC131434809 gene encoding esterase B1-like, with protein sequence MTMIEFVLTLIKIAFGATTYIVKAKCLKLWPPADRPIVTVRQGKLRGMTATLPNGSRYHYFKGVPYAKHPIGQLRFKPPVPLDTFDTPVVECLLERSDCAQQEIFTKRAFGSEKGLYMNIYTPDFNTTTGSQKYPVMIYIHGGGFLSGTGSSIFYNPLHLIQEGVIVVTMNYRLGPLGFLSLPSAGIAGNAGLKDQLLVFKWVNENIHQFCGDPDNVTVFGESAGSISAYLHYLSPNSRKYFHRVICQSGIPCCETFFQISASQKARKLANILGYHGTTDEEVLETLLKASPKSLIDNQDKVLTSEEKSLGIKFAFLPVIEDIFSEDSIITQTPEEIIKSSISLDMPLIDGCNSGEGILSLFLMSSSIHLGNKEPERFVPQLLGTSERLDRVEVGKLIRKFYFGDEPVTKNTCEQISDVMADNYFFTNSMINAEWMAKYQPNTPHYHYRFTFDGRFSFAKRLFKQTHVKGACHGDDVFHIFSPIFLPNLPDDSPECRIRHTFVKLWTNFAKYNNPTSDSDSLGFMWKPIAKIDTETDEFRLDCLEIDTNPRMIQNPYPERLKFWRELLQQYRPNFL